Within Methanobrevibacter millerae, the genomic segment AAAAAGCAAATAAACCTGCAGTTAAATATCCATACTCATTTTTTATTTTTGTAGCAGATATAATAAGAATTATTGCATAGGGCACAATTGACATTAATTTATATATGAAAATTTTATTGGATTCAAGCCCCAAAATTGTTAAAATATCTGTAACTACTTTTAGAAGTAAATAATGAAGTGGTGGATGGACATCATGAGAAATAACATAAGCCAAATCAGTTATTGGAAAATGAAGAACACTAAGTGTAAAATATTCATCAATATGAATAATCATTTGATTGAATGGCGATATTAACATATATCCTAGCATTACGATGCTCAATGCTAGGAAAATTGTACCAATAATATCTTTATATTCTTTATTAATTGTCATATTATTAGTTTTGTTTATATATAATATAAGTTTTTTCTTGTTTTTGATTTTTAGTATTTTTAGATATATGAACTAATATTATAGATGATTTGGAGTATTTTCATTAAATAAATTCGATTATTATTAATTGGGTATGCGAATAACTTTTATAATTTTAATAACAAATATTATTAATAATTAGTTAATGGGAAATTTGAAATTCATGACTTTTAAAAATAAAATTTTATCAAAAAGTAATAGCTATAATTTTTACAAAGAAGAATATGAAAAGTACAAACAAAAATATGAAGCTATTTCAAAAGAAAATTCTAAATTAAAAGATGAATACAACAAGTTAAATGAAGAATATAAATATTTTTCTAATTTAAAGCGTTTAGAATCTCTTGCAGCTAGTTTTTGTAATAGGAGTTTTTATAATTATTCATTTCGTGAAGATTTCCCATTAAAATTTAATGATTTTTTAAAAAATCTTCCAGAAGATTCTAGAAAACAAGCTATTCAATTATATTTAAGAGCTAATGCTACCTATTTAATTAATTATACTGATACGTTTTTCACTGATGAAGAATTAAAACTCCAGGATGAGTATATTGAATTTTCAAATAAAAATGTTTCAGGTAATGAAATTTGCGGTTTTAAATTCACAGATCAAAGCTATAATAAACATTGCTTTATGTATGATTTTTTAACAGGTGAAGATTTGCAATATATTGGAAATAAAGATATCATCGATGCCGGTGCTTATATTGGCGATTCATCATTGGCGTTTACTAAATTAACGATATCTAATGTTCATGCTTTTGAGCCATTTGAAGAATCATTTAATAAGATGCTTGAAAATATTAAACTTAATGATGTTAAAAATATTGTCCCGGTAAAAGCTTCTTTAAGCGATAAAAATGGTGAGGAAAAAATATATCTTTCAGGGGATAATGTTCAGGGA encodes:
- a CDS encoding FkbM family methyltransferase, producing MGNLKFMTFKNKILSKSNSYNFYKEEYEKYKQKYEAISKENSKLKDEYNKLNEEYKYFSNLKRLESLAASFCNRSFYNYSFREDFPLKFNDFLKNLPEDSRKQAIQLYLRANATYLINYTDTFFTDEELKLQDEYIEFSNKNVSGNEICGFKFTDQSYNKHCFMYDFLTGEDLQYIGNKDIIDAGAYIGDSSLAFTKLTISNVHAFEPFEESFNKMLENIKLNDVKNIVPVKASLSDKNGEEKIYLSGDNVQGITSDESFRRYDKSFTVETLTIDKYVEENNLNVGFIKVDVEGTEQRLLKGAIETIKSQKPLLILSIYHNPSDFFEIKPWIEKLDLGYNFKISKERPWTFFADTVLECRPY